A part of Citrifermentans bremense genomic DNA contains:
- a CDS encoding molybdopterin-dependent oxidoreductase, whose protein sequence is MVSLTIDGKSVQVEKGTTILEAAATVGIKIPTLCWLQKVSPTGACRVCAVEVAGVERTMTACNTPVKEGIAVTTDTPALREARKKIMELMLVNHPLDCPVCDAGGECDLQDSCYALDATKQEYSAVLERRPIRYDWPLIESDPNRCILCEKCVKVDHEIVGCDAIEVVNKGEAAIIDTVDGKPLNCEFCGNCVAACPTGALITKPFKFKGRPWSFSTVPSVCAFCGAGCQIDYHAKNGRVERVTSDDGSYNNGNLCINGRFGYRYLHSLERIADPMLRDGSGRLAKADWETALNTAAEKLKQIVSKDGGKAVAGLGSPRVTNEESFLFKKFLTEAIGSANLDSEARLGFAQAQAQMTRRFGFTGASTTIDALDNAQAILVFGCDLNAEATGLEYRVIKAATKKDARLVLVNMRDVKLRKFSNAHLKHLPGSELSVIYALMKGILAAGGALPAGSEAIQEALAQLSMADLCQQAGITEKAVADAAALIAGKTRVSVIFGADLIRSADAAAKISALSDLAILTGSASQGGGGLFPIDAKNNTVGLLDMGVVPGADGKDLWGIVDGIEQGSIKALYLLGCDLASFPDNQRIRKALAKLELLIVQDVFQGDSLEYAHVVFPASAAAEKSGSFTSLDNRVQPIFKSTAAPGAAREDWAILAELYGKVTGTVPSFTPATIMAQIKSEVPAYQPFDGSRNGFVKSTSGKAAPALAPVGKPAAPAQPKFQLLVGPIGFHNGTSTTRSDANLSVAPAGFVELHPADAAQLGVAEGGSVKVVSASASFTAPAKISDKLQPGLLFAPSHFRELNANALLSGGCNLAEVRVEKG, encoded by the coding sequence ATGGTCAGCTTAACCATCGATGGCAAAAGCGTGCAGGTCGAAAAAGGTACCACCATACTGGAGGCCGCGGCCACAGTCGGGATCAAGATCCCGACCCTGTGCTGGCTGCAGAAGGTCTCCCCGACCGGCGCCTGCCGCGTCTGTGCCGTGGAGGTCGCCGGCGTGGAGCGCACCATGACCGCCTGCAACACGCCGGTCAAGGAAGGGATAGCGGTAACCACCGACACCCCGGCGCTCAGGGAAGCGCGCAAGAAGATCATGGAGCTCATGCTGGTGAACCACCCGCTGGACTGTCCGGTCTGCGACGCCGGCGGCGAATGCGACCTGCAGGATTCCTGCTACGCCCTCGACGCGACCAAGCAGGAGTACTCGGCGGTCCTCGAGCGCCGACCGATCCGCTACGACTGGCCGCTCATCGAAAGCGACCCCAACCGCTGCATCCTGTGCGAGAAGTGCGTGAAGGTGGACCACGAGATCGTCGGCTGCGACGCCATCGAGGTGGTCAACAAGGGGGAGGCGGCCATCATCGACACGGTGGACGGCAAGCCCCTCAACTGCGAGTTCTGCGGCAACTGCGTCGCCGCCTGCCCGACCGGCGCGCTCATCACCAAGCCCTTCAAGTTCAAAGGGCGCCCCTGGTCCTTCAGCACGGTCCCCAGCGTCTGCGCCTTCTGCGGCGCCGGCTGCCAGATCGACTACCACGCGAAGAACGGCCGCGTCGAGCGAGTGACCAGCGACGACGGCAGCTACAACAACGGCAACCTCTGCATCAACGGCCGCTTCGGCTACCGCTACCTCCACTCGCTGGAGCGGATCGCGGACCCGATGCTGCGTGACGGCTCCGGCCGCTTGGCGAAAGCCGACTGGGAGACCGCCCTCAACACCGCGGCAGAGAAGCTCAAGCAGATCGTCTCCAAAGACGGCGGCAAGGCCGTGGCGGGTCTGGGCTCCCCCAGGGTCACCAACGAGGAGAGCTTCCTGTTCAAGAAGTTCCTCACCGAGGCAATCGGCAGCGCGAACCTCGACTCCGAGGCGCGCCTTGGCTTCGCCCAGGCTCAGGCCCAGATGACCCGCCGCTTCGGTTTCACCGGCGCCAGCACCACCATCGACGCACTCGATAACGCCCAGGCCATACTGGTCTTCGGCTGCGACCTGAACGCCGAGGCTACCGGCCTCGAGTACCGCGTGATCAAGGCCGCCACCAAGAAGGACGCGCGGCTTGTCCTCGTCAACATGCGCGACGTGAAGCTCAGGAAGTTCTCCAACGCGCACCTCAAACACCTTCCGGGGAGCGAGCTCTCCGTGATCTACGCCCTGATGAAGGGGATCCTCGCCGCAGGCGGCGCGCTCCCGGCGGGCTCCGAGGCGATCCAGGAAGCATTGGCCCAGCTTTCGATGGCGGACCTCTGCCAGCAGGCCGGTATCACCGAAAAGGCCGTGGCCGACGCCGCCGCTCTCATAGCCGGCAAAACGAGGGTCTCCGTCATCTTCGGCGCGGACCTGATCAGAAGCGCAGACGCCGCCGCGAAGATCTCCGCGCTCTCCGACCTCGCCATCCTCACCGGTTCGGCCTCCCAGGGAGGCGGCGGGCTCTTCCCGATCGACGCGAAGAACAACACCGTCGGGCTTTTGGACATGGGTGTCGTCCCGGGAGCAGACGGGAAGGACCTCTGGGGGATCGTGGATGGGATCGAGCAGGGTTCGATCAAGGCGCTCTACCTCCTTGGGTGCGATCTGGCCTCCTTCCCGGACAACCAGAGGATCAGGAAGGCGCTTGCGAAGCTGGAGCTCCTCATCGTTCAGGACGTGTTCCAGGGGGATTCCCTTGAGTACGCCCACGTGGTCTTCCCCGCCTCCGCCGCCGCGGAGAAAAGCGGAAGCTTCACCTCGCTCGACAACCGGGTGCAGCCGATCTTCAAGTCGACCGCGGCCCCAGGCGCCGCCCGTGAGGACTGGGCGATACTCGCCGAACTCTACGGCAAGGTCACCGGGACCGTCCCGTCCTTCACACCGGCAACCATAATGGCGCAGATCAAGAGCGAGGTCCCGGCCTACCAGCCGTTTGACGGCTCCAGGAACGGCTTCGTGAAGTCGACCAGCGGCAAGGCAGCTCCGGCTCTCGCCCCCGTAGGCAAGCCGGCCGCCCCCGCGCAGCCGAAGTTCCAGCTCCTGGTCGGCCCGATTGGGTTCCACAACGGCACCTCCACCACCCGCTCCGACGCCAACCTGAGCGTCGCACCGGCAGGGTTCGTGGAACTGCACCCGGCAGACGCCGCGCAGTTGGGCGTAGCCGAAGGGGGGAGCGTCAAGGTGGTCTCGGCGAGCGCCTCCTTCACCGCGCCGGCCAAGATCAGCGACAAGCTGCAGCCGGGCCTGCTCTTCGCCCCCTCGCACTTCAGGGAGCTTAACGCCAACGCGCTTCTGTCCGGCGGCTGCAACCTGGCCGAGGTCAGGGTGGAGAAGGGATAA
- a CDS encoding menaquinol oxidoreductase — protein MEQAENDKTGVMEQAPCDSQAALRQGLLDEITRLKRFSNRGLWALSLFLVLSMLAWREFWFLPSPQTVIQALGAPPTPLMISLVLVLYTFSAIILSLSRMMAGLRHPSSFCHVGYLAGFYLFYYFADALADNYWAVFGAGFTILCLESYRIWTFCSDQVGKRTEQLAFLDRNGRLPPEEEPPEM, from the coding sequence ATGGAGCAGGCGGAGAACGATAAGACAGGGGTTATGGAACAGGCGCCGTGCGACTCGCAGGCCGCGCTGCGCCAGGGGCTGCTCGACGAGATAACGCGCCTGAAGAGGTTCTCGAACCGGGGACTCTGGGCGCTTTCCCTGTTTCTGGTGCTGAGCATGCTGGCCTGGCGCGAGTTCTGGTTCCTCCCCTCGCCCCAGACGGTGATCCAGGCGCTGGGAGCGCCCCCAACGCCGCTGATGATCAGCCTGGTGCTGGTGCTCTACACCTTTTCAGCCATCATCCTGAGCCTCTCCCGGATGATGGCGGGGCTCAGGCACCCGAGCAGCTTCTGCCACGTAGGCTACCTGGCCGGCTTCTACCTCTTCTACTATTTCGCCGATGCGCTGGCTGACAACTACTGGGCGGTCTTCGGCGCCGGGTTCACCATCCTCTGTCTGGAGAGCTACCGCATCTGGACCTTCTGCAGCGACCAAGTCGGGAAAAGGACCGAACAGCTCGCTTTCCTGGACCGAAACGGCCGACTCCCCCCCGAGGAAGAACCTCCCGAGATGTAA
- a CDS encoding cytochrome C: protein MFDKIAGRALVPVGIVVTGFLVVCFVLLYAAIKQVVIRDSILQANNLAGIVLKSTRYAMMKSDAELNRAIIQNISAQSGVQHVRIFNKKGVVAFSSKPEEVNRQVDKKAEGCVMCHEKEAPVTTLGSMQKARQFKTADGLGVLAITAPIYNDPECANAACHFHPASQKVLGTLDIGLSQEATQGALASIRIQMLIFSLLTLVLTVAGVITLLKMIVLVPMKKLQEYTERSAKNSEATRPKNLPYELDKIAQSYYFIRVKLNEIEQESFKPVNSGTVCQNKQL, encoded by the coding sequence ATGTTCGACAAGATCGCAGGAAGGGCCCTGGTCCCCGTTGGCATAGTGGTTACCGGATTTCTGGTGGTCTGCTTCGTGCTCCTCTACGCCGCCATAAAGCAGGTGGTGATCCGCGACTCGATACTGCAGGCGAACAACCTGGCCGGGATCGTGCTCAAATCCACCCGCTACGCCATGATGAAGTCGGACGCCGAACTGAACCGGGCCATCATCCAGAACATCAGTGCGCAAAGCGGCGTGCAGCACGTCAGGATCTTCAACAAGAAGGGTGTGGTCGCCTTCTCCTCCAAGCCCGAGGAGGTGAACCGCCAGGTGGACAAGAAGGCCGAAGGGTGCGTCATGTGCCACGAGAAGGAGGCGCCGGTCACCACCTTGGGGAGCATGCAGAAGGCGCGGCAGTTCAAGACCGCCGATGGGCTCGGGGTACTGGCGATAACGGCCCCGATCTACAACGACCCCGAATGCGCCAACGCCGCCTGCCACTTCCACCCCGCATCGCAAAAGGTCCTGGGGACCCTGGATATCGGGCTCTCCCAGGAGGCGACGCAAGGGGCGCTGGCCTCGATCAGGATCCAGATGCTGATCTTCTCACTTTTGACCCTGGTGCTGACAGTAGCCGGAGTGATAACTCTGTTAAAGATGATCGTGCTGGTGCCGATGAAGAAGTTACAGGAATACACAGAGAGAAGCGCGAAGAACTCGGAGGCTACGCGTCCTAAGAATCTGCCCTATGAGCTTGACAAGATCGCCCAGTCTTACTACTTTATTAGAGTAAAATTAAATGAGATCGAACAGGAATCGTTCAAGCCAGTCAACAGTGGGACCGTCTGCCAGAATAAGCAGCTGTAA
- a CDS encoding polysulfide reductase NrfD family protein yields the protein MKNMIKHGLAVVDSPYDESGRKRTVVEKLLLGLTPSQYLLQAFRNPFNWILAAIFAIGIPILLGRFVFGLAWATSGSNDYPWGLFLGFGLFAMVPLSSSGFQLGTACEIFGRHDLEPIERLALLNGLLGYFFAVVYLLADLGQPWRLPYPMVVSFGPAAVLFLVAWHVATYLSVQVAEVSTAFFEWIGFPAGKRGVRRITLGLTVSGIILSTLHQGALGALFTYAPGKVHPLWYSSSFQWLHFFVSSLPGGLCMVITVSTIASKFMGWRADRRFREKLDRCTVSLAKGACMGIATYITIKLIGIAHDNKWSYLDSGWGQWFMLEIILGFMLPLVLMTYGVHTRKVNIVRLGAFATVFGVVLNRVNTAIITFNWKLPEREIPPWREVVISLTIFAIYIVVYRFILYRLPILYKWRQQEEEVPVTETVTVPAAGRREASPVAVASYSNMTKLD from the coding sequence ATGAAAAACATGATCAAGCACGGTTTGGCAGTCGTCGATTCACCCTATGACGAGTCCGGCAGGAAGCGGACCGTGGTCGAGAAGCTCCTTCTGGGGCTCACCCCGAGCCAGTACCTGCTGCAGGCGTTCAGGAACCCCTTCAACTGGATCCTCGCCGCCATCTTCGCCATCGGCATCCCGATCCTTTTGGGACGCTTCGTCTTCGGGCTCGCCTGGGCCACCAGCGGCTCCAACGACTACCCCTGGGGGCTTTTCCTCGGCTTCGGCCTCTTCGCCATGGTGCCGCTCTCCTCCTCGGGGTTCCAGCTGGGAACCGCCTGCGAGATCTTCGGCCGCCACGACCTGGAGCCGATCGAGCGGCTCGCCCTTTTGAACGGGCTCTTGGGGTACTTCTTCGCCGTGGTCTACCTCCTGGCGGACCTGGGGCAGCCCTGGAGGCTCCCCTACCCCATGGTGGTCTCCTTCGGCCCGGCCGCGGTCCTGTTCCTGGTCGCCTGGCACGTCGCCACCTACCTCTCGGTGCAGGTCGCCGAGGTGTCGACCGCGTTCTTCGAGTGGATAGGGTTCCCCGCGGGCAAGCGCGGGGTGCGCAGGATCACCCTGGGGCTCACCGTCTCGGGGATCATCCTCTCCACCCTGCACCAGGGGGCGCTCGGCGCGCTCTTCACCTACGCGCCCGGCAAGGTGCACCCGCTTTGGTACTCCTCGTCCTTCCAGTGGCTGCACTTCTTCGTGTCGTCGCTTCCGGGCGGCCTCTGCATGGTGATCACGGTCAGCACCATCGCCTCCAAGTTCATGGGATGGCGCGCCGACAGAAGGTTCCGCGAAAAGCTCGACCGCTGCACCGTGAGCCTCGCCAAGGGGGCCTGCATGGGGATCGCCACCTACATCACCATCAAGCTCATCGGCATCGCGCATGACAACAAGTGGAGCTACCTGGACAGCGGCTGGGGGCAGTGGTTCATGCTGGAGATCATCCTGGGCTTCATGCTCCCCCTGGTGCTGATGACCTACGGCGTGCACACCCGCAAGGTGAACATCGTCCGCCTTGGCGCCTTCGCCACAGTCTTCGGCGTGGTGCTGAACCGGGTCAACACCGCCATCATCACCTTCAACTGGAAGCTGCCGGAAAGGGAGATCCCCCCCTGGCGCGAGGTCGTCATCAGCCTGACCATCTTCGCCATCTACATCGTGGTGTACCGCTTCATCCTGTACCGCCTCCCCATCCTCTACAAGTGGAGGCAGCAGGAGGAAGAGGTCCCGGTAACCGAGACGGTGACTGTTCCCGCCGCAGGCCGCCGCGAGGCGAGCCCCGTGGCCGTTGCCTCCTACAGCAACATGACCAAACTGGATTGA
- a CDS encoding 4Fe-4S dicluster domain-containing protein, whose protein sequence is MKRRNFLKACLIGGTTIAMGKTNKGWASGSFEGYPESMGVLVDTTRCIGCRSCEAACNKEQNLPEPDTSFDDKSVFEEPRRPTAKAYTVVNQYEKQKPGGPVYRKVQCNHCNEPACLTSCFVNAYTKTKEGAVIYNSKVCVGCRNCMIACPFNVPGYDYESVTNPVIKKCILCYDTRLKVGKPPACVEICPQEALTFGHRADLIKVAHERIRSNPDRYVDHVYGEKEVGGTSWLYLSGTEFDKIGFDPSLSNDPIISNVKDFLGMVPMVLSIWPALFSGIHLLSKHDAGSEGHDTESKEEDR, encoded by the coding sequence ATGAAACGAAGAAATTTCCTGAAGGCGTGCCTGATAGGCGGGACCACCATAGCGATGGGGAAGACCAACAAGGGGTGGGCAAGCGGTTCCTTCGAAGGATACCCGGAGTCCATGGGGGTCCTGGTGGATACCACCCGCTGCATCGGCTGCCGCAGCTGCGAGGCTGCCTGCAACAAGGAACAGAACCTGCCTGAGCCCGACACCTCGTTCGACGACAAGTCGGTGTTCGAGGAACCCCGCCGCCCGACGGCCAAGGCTTACACGGTGGTGAACCAGTACGAGAAACAAAAGCCCGGCGGCCCCGTGTACCGCAAGGTGCAGTGCAACCACTGCAACGAGCCGGCCTGTCTCACCTCGTGCTTCGTCAACGCCTACACGAAGACCAAGGAGGGTGCGGTCATCTACAACTCCAAGGTCTGCGTCGGCTGCCGCAACTGCATGATCGCCTGCCCCTTCAACGTCCCCGGGTACGACTACGAGAGCGTGACCAACCCGGTGATCAAGAAATGCATCCTCTGCTACGACACCCGGCTCAAGGTAGGCAAGCCCCCCGCCTGCGTCGAGATCTGCCCCCAGGAGGCGCTCACCTTCGGGCACCGGGCCGACCTGATCAAGGTAGCCCACGAGCGGATCCGCTCCAACCCCGACCGCTACGTGGACCACGTCTACGGCGAGAAGGAGGTGGGGGGGACCAGCTGGCTCTACCTCTCCGGAACCGAGTTCGACAAGATCGGCTTCGACCCTTCGCTCAGCAACGACCCGATCATCTCCAACGTGAAGGACTTCCTCGGCATGGTGCCCATGGTGCTTTCCATCTGGCCGGCGCTCTTTTCCGGGATACACCTCCTCTCCAAGCACGACGCCGGGAGCGAGGGGCATGACACCGAATCCAAAGAGGAGGACCGCTAA
- a CDS encoding cytochrome c3 family protein produces the protein MSSYKQLIVAALSLGAISVSNPPAAFCAAVPDSVTLNEKGTLYKPFSFNHAKHIQQLKECAGCHHHTTGTLVLDPECARCHQNSSPTAVVSCKGCHSSKPFSPETLAEKHADKQRYHKDKMGLKGAMHQSCIGCHQKEGAGPVGCQECHPRTAAGEAFYSSSRLGAKPAHAKEH, from the coding sequence ATGTCCTCTTATAAACAGCTCATAGTTGCTGCGCTTTCCCTGGGCGCGATCTCGGTTTCGAACCCTCCCGCGGCTTTCTGCGCGGCGGTTCCCGACTCCGTCACCCTCAATGAAAAAGGCACGCTGTACAAGCCCTTCTCCTTCAACCATGCAAAGCACATCCAGCAGTTGAAGGAATGCGCCGGCTGCCATCACCACACGACCGGCACCCTGGTCCTCGATCCCGAGTGCGCCAGGTGCCACCAGAACTCGAGCCCCACGGCCGTGGTCTCCTGCAAGGGGTGCCACTCGTCCAAGCCTTTCTCCCCGGAAACGCTGGCCGAAAAGCACGCCGACAAGCAGCGCTACCACAAGGACAAGATGGGGCTCAAAGGCGCCATGCATCAAAGCTGCATCGGCTGCCACCAGAAGGAAGGAGCCGGTCCGGTCGGCTGCCAGGAGTGCCATCCCCGCACGGCCGCGGGCGAGGCCTTTTACAGCTCTTCGCGACTGGGGGCCAAACCCGCCCATGCCAAGGAGCACTAG
- a CDS encoding response regulator, producing the protein MQGLLIVDEDMDCRKQMAEMFIESGYNVIVTNSVESALSGILKKTAQVVLLGTKFDEFTAAELIPLLKQCNRRLTIILIAAGASLPLSRKLRSEGIFYHALKPVNAEDREEIRQAVRCAFESLRPQLA; encoded by the coding sequence ATGCAAGGACTTCTCATAGTGGATGAAGATATGGATTGCAGAAAGCAGATGGCTGAGATGTTCATCGAGTCCGGTTACAACGTGATCGTGACCAATTCCGTGGAGAGCGCGCTCTCCGGAATACTGAAGAAGACGGCCCAGGTAGTGCTTTTAGGGACCAAATTCGACGAGTTCACCGCGGCGGAACTGATACCGCTCTTAAAGCAGTGCAACCGCAGGCTGACCATCATACTGATCGCCGCCGGCGCGTCGCTGCCGCTTTCCAGAAAGCTCAGAAGCGAAGGGATCTTCTACCACGCGCTGAAACCGGTGAACGCCGAGGACCGGGAGGAGATCCGGCAGGCGGTGCGCTGCGCCTTCGAAAGCCTGAGGCCGCAGCTCGCATGA
- a CDS encoding sigma-54-dependent transcriptional regulator, translating to MNILVVDDESVIRDGLARILEGDSFTVETAKSGHVAIEHLQQKEFDLIITDLKMPGMSGFEVLGAVKTLQPDTPVIMITGFATVETAVEAMKNGTVDYIVKPFTPDQILEKVHLALEQRKSSVEDLYVKKEIDCHHGFDQFIGESREMQKVYRRIMQVAATDSTVLITGESGTGKELAARAIHKNSSRRDFPFVAVDCTALAENLLESELFGHVKGSFTGAMQTKMGLFMVADGGTLFLDEVSNISLATQAKLLRALQERQVTPIGGTQPVSFNIHLVAATNRNLKTMVAEGTFREDLYFRLNIIPLDLPPLRERKGDIPLLVRHFMNKFMEEVGKDLRGISPEAMQFLENYSYPGNVRELVNTLERAVVLAEGDVIQKENLELGDSAELCSTGFDGFVPTSAEALKEMKRHIRDRSVESVEKAFVINALKRSNWNISRAAEETGMLRPNFQTMLKRLGISVKDYFGK from the coding sequence ATGAATATTCTCGTGGTTGATGATGAGTCTGTGATCAGGGATGGACTTGCCAGGATCCTTGAAGGAGACTCCTTTACGGTGGAGACGGCAAAGAGCGGCCATGTCGCCATTGAGCATCTCCAGCAAAAAGAGTTCGACCTGATCATAACGGACTTGAAGATGCCGGGGATGAGCGGGTTCGAGGTCCTGGGCGCGGTGAAGACCCTGCAGCCGGACACTCCGGTGATCATGATCACCGGCTTCGCCACGGTGGAAACCGCGGTCGAGGCGATGAAAAACGGCACGGTCGATTACATCGTAAAGCCTTTCACCCCCGATCAGATCCTGGAAAAGGTGCATCTGGCACTGGAGCAGAGGAAGAGCTCGGTGGAAGATCTCTACGTGAAAAAGGAGATCGACTGCCATCACGGCTTCGACCAGTTCATCGGCGAAAGCCGAGAGATGCAGAAGGTGTACCGCCGGATCATGCAGGTTGCAGCCACCGACAGCACGGTGCTCATCACCGGCGAAAGCGGGACCGGAAAGGAGCTGGCGGCCCGGGCGATCCACAAGAACAGCTCCAGAAGGGACTTCCCCTTCGTCGCCGTAGACTGTACCGCCCTCGCCGAAAACCTTTTGGAGAGCGAGCTCTTCGGACACGTGAAGGGTTCCTTCACCGGAGCGATGCAGACCAAGATGGGGCTTTTCATGGTCGCCGACGGCGGCACCCTCTTCCTTGACGAGGTCTCCAACATCAGCCTCGCCACCCAGGCTAAGCTCCTGCGGGCGTTGCAGGAGCGGCAGGTGACCCCCATCGGCGGGACCCAGCCGGTCTCCTTCAACATCCACCTCGTCGCCGCCACCAACCGGAACCTGAAGACCATGGTGGCGGAGGGTACCTTCCGCGAAGACCTTTATTTCCGGCTCAACATCATCCCCCTGGACCTCCCACCCTTAAGGGAGCGCAAGGGCGACATCCCGCTTTTGGTCCGCCACTTCATGAACAAGTTCATGGAGGAGGTGGGGAAGGACCTGCGCGGCATTTCGCCTGAGGCGATGCAGTTTCTGGAAAACTACTCCTACCCCGGCAACGTGAGGGAGCTGGTGAACACCCTGGAGCGCGCCGTGGTTCTGGCGGAGGGGGACGTGATCCAGAAGGAGAACCTGGAGCTTGGGGATTCCGCCGAGCTTTGCAGCACCGGGTTCGACGGCTTCGTCCCCACCAGCGCCGAGGCTTTGAAGGAGATGAAGCGCCACATCCGCGACCGCTCCGTGGAGAGCGTCGAGAAGGCGTTCGTCATCAACGCGCTCAAAAGGAGCAACTGGAACATCTCGCGCGCCGCCGAGGAGACCGGGATGCTGCGCCCCAACTTCCAGACCATGCTGAAGCGGCTGGGGATCTCGGTGAAGGATTACTTCGGCAAATAG
- a CDS encoding hybrid sensor histidine kinase/response regulator: MSHLENRRRLTPLNITMAYAIIGVAWGAASCLFPAVLAHQSFMYDAVETVNHALFVLGTAGLLYLLISRSTGEASRGRESLSRVNRALKTFSGCNQALVRASDELQLMQEICRTIVEVGGYRLAWVGVAEHDTFKTVRPVAQWGDRDGYLTDLDLSWADIDHGRGPTGTAIRTCTTQIVQNIKYDPSWALWREAGVQHGFASSISLPLVGRDRAMGALVIFAAEKRAFGKEEVKLLEELSADLSYGIEALRMDAERKKAEKEILLLASVIEQSMEGLLLLDSDGTVKYVNPAIEIITGLDAVDIVGHDLATLGADEENGSFYRYLLDALDKGECRTGHFIHIGDDGDFYEIDATLWSISDNTGAVSNYAVLIRDVTHEVKLERQLRQAQRMEAIATLAGGIAHDFNNNLASIITCTEMARDDIPPESPLRELLDVVLKSSYRGRKLVKQILTFCCQGEQERQPVQIEPIVTECLNLMHASLSSSISVRTEMGENLGLIMADPTQIHQIIMNLVTNASHAMRHKGGMLDVAVENVGLDTAAVSGSPDLPSGRYLKLSVKDTGHGMDQKTMERIFDPFFTTKGHSEGTGLGLSVVHGIVRNHGGAISVSSKPGGGATFEVYLPRIDQAGTTAGTVGERVDLSGSGNILFVDDEEDVVFGCKKMLERLGYQVTTGADGVQALELFRDNPEGFDLVVTDQTMPRMTGTELSRELLQIRPDIPVILCTGLGAAAEKALLKEEAEQAGVRELALKPLDREEFASTIRRVLAQRAQG, from the coding sequence ATGAGTCATCTAGAGAACAGAAGAAGATTGACCCCTTTGAACATCACCATGGCCTATGCCATCATCGGCGTGGCCTGGGGTGCCGCGTCCTGTCTGTTTCCCGCCGTCCTCGCACATCAATCCTTCATGTACGACGCAGTCGAAACGGTGAACCATGCCCTGTTCGTACTCGGCACGGCAGGCCTTTTGTACCTGTTGATCAGCCGCAGCACCGGCGAGGCCTCCCGCGGCCGGGAGTCTCTCTCCAGGGTGAACCGGGCGCTCAAGACCTTCAGCGGCTGCAACCAGGCCCTGGTGCGCGCAAGCGACGAGCTCCAGCTGATGCAGGAGATCTGCCGCACCATCGTAGAGGTCGGGGGGTACCGGCTCGCCTGGGTGGGGGTGGCCGAGCACGACACCTTCAAGACGGTCCGTCCTGTGGCCCAGTGGGGGGACCGGGACGGCTACCTGACCGACCTGGACCTGAGCTGGGCGGACATCGACCACGGCCGGGGGCCCACCGGGACCGCGATCAGGACCTGCACCACGCAAATCGTGCAGAACATCAAGTACGACCCCTCCTGGGCCTTGTGGCGGGAGGCCGGGGTGCAGCATGGCTTCGCCTCCTCCATTTCGCTCCCCCTGGTGGGGAGGGACCGCGCCATGGGGGCGCTGGTGATTTTCGCCGCGGAGAAAAGGGCATTCGGCAAGGAGGAGGTGAAGCTTCTAGAGGAACTGTCGGCGGACCTTTCTTACGGGATCGAGGCGCTTCGCATGGACGCCGAGCGCAAGAAGGCGGAAAAGGAGATCCTCCTGCTCGCTTCCGTGATCGAGCAGTCGATGGAGGGGCTGCTCCTTTTGGACAGCGACGGCACCGTGAAGTACGTGAACCCCGCCATCGAGATCATCACAGGACTCGATGCGGTCGACATCGTGGGGCACGACCTGGCTACGCTCGGCGCTGACGAGGAGAACGGCAGTTTTTACCGCTACCTGCTCGACGCGCTAGACAAGGGGGAGTGCAGGACCGGCCACTTCATCCACATCGGCGACGATGGCGACTTCTACGAGATAGACGCGACGCTTTGGTCCATCTCGGACAACACGGGTGCGGTGAGCAACTACGCGGTGCTGATCCGGGACGTTACCCATGAGGTGAAGCTGGAGCGGCAGCTGCGCCAGGCGCAGCGGATGGAGGCGATCGCCACGCTCGCGGGGGGAATCGCCCACGACTTCAACAACAACCTGGCCTCGATCATCACCTGCACCGAGATGGCGCGGGACGACATCCCCCCGGAGAGCCCGCTGCGCGAACTGCTGGACGTGGTGCTCAAATCGAGCTACCGCGGCCGAAAGCTGGTGAAGCAGATCCTCACCTTCTGCTGCCAGGGAGAGCAGGAGAGGCAGCCGGTGCAGATCGAGCCGATCGTGACCGAGTGCCTGAACCTGATGCACGCCTCCCTATCCTCCTCGATCAGTGTCAGGACCGAGATGGGTGAGAACCTCGGCCTGATCATGGCGGACCCGACCCAGATCCACCAGATCATCATGAACTTGGTCACCAATGCAAGCCATGCCATGCGACACAAGGGGGGGATGCTCGACGTGGCCGTCGAGAACGTGGGGCTCGACACCGCGGCGGTCTCCGGCTCGCCGGACCTCCCCTCCGGTCGTTACCTGAAGCTCTCCGTGAAGGACACCGGGCACGGCATGGACCAAAAGACCATGGAGCGGATCTTCGATCCCTTCTTCACCACCAAGGGGCATTCGGAGGGGACCGGGCTGGGCCTTTCCGTGGTGCACGGGATCGTGAGAAATCACGGCGGCGCCATCTCGGTGAGCAGCAAGCCCGGGGGGGGCGCGACCTTCGAGGTCTACCTCCCCCGCATCGACCAGGCGGGGACCACAGCGGGGACGGTGGGGGAACGGGTGGATCTGTCCGGGAGCGGGAACATCCTCTTCGTCGACGATGAGGAGGACGTGGTCTTTGGCTGCAAGAAGATGCTGGAGCGGCTGGGTTACCAGGTCACTACCGGCGCCGACGGTGTGCAGGCGCTGGAGCTTTTCCGGGACAACCCCGAGGGGTTCGACCTGGTGGTCACCGACCAGACCATGCCACGCATGACCGGGACGGAGCTCTCACGGGAACTTTTGCAGATACGCCCCGACATCCCGGTCATCCTCTGCACCGGGCTTGGGGCCGCGGCGGAGAAAGCGCTCCTGAAGGAGGAAGCCGAACAGGCGGGGGTACGGGAACTGGCGCTGAAGCCGCTGGACCGGGAAGAGTTCGCCTCGACCATACGGCGGGTGCTGGCGCAAAGGGCGCAGGGATGA